A segment of the Fusarium oxysporum f. sp. lycopersici 4287 chromosome 4, whole genome shotgun sequence genome:
AACGTCCGGCGACCGGGTAGGAACGGGACACGCCGGGTCCTCGGAGGTGCAAGAGACGGGATAAGCTGTGGTTGGGGGCGACATCAGTCTTTGGGGAGAACAGTTTCGGCGTGCGTTGGGACGAAATGCCCGAATTCCCAGGCAAGACTTAGCGTGAACCACCACTgaaaccgggaatggatACAAAAGTTGGAGATACAATGCAATGCCATTCGACAACGGGGCCGGAGATATATGTCCAGGGGGCGGTGTTCTCCAACAGGACCTAGCAAAAGCTTTACAGGGCACGCGGAGGGGAGGTGAGGGTGCTGTAGGTGGCTCCCTCACCGAAGAAACGACCAATCGTGTCAACGTGTCGGCTGACGTCCAGGAAAAAATTACCTGATAAACGGGCGGGCTTCTCTTTGCCGAAGCTCCCTGTAGTGCATTACAGTGCTTTACCTTACTGGACTGACTGCCCTGTGCTTTTTAGACGGGCGAGCTTTGTTGCGGCAAcgcctcaacctcaacctcgtcGACTTTTTCTACCTCATCCTCCCCCTTCCTCTCCACAATCCTTCTGTCCTCCATTGTCTTTCCCACACAACCCACATCATGCTTTCCAGTCGTTTAATATCACGAGCTGTTGCTCGCCCGGCTTTCCAGAAGTCTACGTACGTTTATACCACCGTGCGCTTTGCGACGAATGGGTCCAGGAGAAGCTTGTTTAAGCCCGCTTCTGTTGGGACCAATCCGTCATCGAGGGGAAAATGGCTCGTCGACTAACAATGTTTCTTCCTGATCGATAGGCTCCCCAGCGTTGTCGCTTCCTCTTCGCTGTCGCGATTCAGCCGTGGATATGCCTCTTCAGCTGGTATGTTACCTCCGAGCTCGTCGGAACACCACCCCGAACAACCCGCTGACCGGAATTTCTTGCAGAAGAGAAGGATCTCGTTGTTATCGGTGGCGGCGTTGCTGGCTACGTCGCTGCTATCAAGGCTGGACAGGAGGGCATGAAGGTTGGTTTTATACGGATACGATCAAGCGGACAGAATTGGCTGACCAGATCTTTTCATCTCATATAGGTTACCTGCATTGAGAAGCGTGGCTCCCTCGGCGGTACCTGCTTGAACGTCGGCTGCATTCCCTCAAAATCTCTCCTCAACAACTCGCATCTCTACCACCAGATCCTCCACGACACCAAGGCCCGCGGTATCGAGGTCGGCGAGGTCAAGCTTAACCTGGCCAACTTcatgaaggccaaggagaCCTCCGTCAGCGGTCTCACCAAGGGTATCGAGTacctcttcaagaagaacggCGTTGAGTACATCAAGGGTGCTGGTTCTTTCGTCAACGAGCACGAGATCAAGGTCGACCTCAACGAGGGCGGTGAGACCAGCGTTCGCGGCAAGAACATCCTTATTGCTACTGGTTCCGAGGCCACTCCTTTCCCCGGTCTTGAGATCGACGAGAAGCGCGTCATCACCAGCACTGGTGCTATCGCCCTTGAGCAGGTCCCTGAGACCATGACCGTCATTGGTGGTGGTATCATTGGTCTTGAGATGGCCTCCGTCTGGTCTCGACTTGGCTCCAAGGTCACCATTGTCGAGTTCCTCGGCCAGATTGGTGGCCCAGGTATGGACACTGAGATCGCCAAGAACACCCAGAAgatcctcaagaagcagggTCTTGAGttcaagctcaacaccaaggttGTCAGCGGTGACAAGTCTGGcgacaaggtcaagctcGAGGTTGACTCCGCCAAGGGTGGCAAGCCCGAATCTGTATGTGTATCAAATCCTATGTTTTGCTTACAGTTCTAACAAACATATCTAGATCGAGTCCGACGTCGTCCTCGTTGCCATTGGTCGACGACCCTACACCGGCGGCCTCGGCCTTGAGAACATTGGCCTCGAGGCTGACGACCGCGGCCGTGTCATCATTGACTCCGAGTACCGAACCAAGATCCCCCACATCCGATGTGTTGGTGATGTCACCTTCGGCCCCATGCTTGCCcacaaggctgaggaggaggctgttgCCGTTGTCGAGTACATCAAGAAGGGTTACGGCCATGTCAACTATGGTGCCATTCCCTCCGTTATGTACACTCACCCCGAGGTCGCCTGGGTCGGCCAGAGCGAGCAGGACCTGAAGAACCAGAACATCCCTTACCGAGTCGGAACCTTCCCCTTCGTTGCCAACTCCCGAGCCAAGACCAACCAGGACACTGAGGGTATGGTCAAGATGCTCGCTGACCCCGAGACTGACCGCATTCTCGGTGTTCACATCATCGGCCCCAACGCTGGTGAGATGATCGCTGAGGGTACTCTGGCTCTCGAGTACGGTGCTTCCAGCGAGGATATCGCCCGAACCTGCCACGCCCATCCCACACTTGCCGAGGCCTTCAAGGAGGCTGCCATGGCCACCCACGCCAAGGCCATCCATTTCTAAGCAATGCTTGAACGGTCGAAACTGGTTGGATAAGTTGCTGGGTGCCAATGGCTACAGATGGGTCAAATTGGTACCAGCAGGTCTCTTCTGTGCTCTTTGCGGCGAGAATGGACACTCTTGAATGCATAGACTTGATAGCGCGTCTGTAGTCGCCGAGAACATAACAAAAAAGATGACACAGGGTCAAGAGGAGGCCTCGCAAGGATAGTGCGAACGGGATAGAGCCCGGGGCATCTCGGACTCTGGGTTGTGTAAACTAGTAATAATTCTTTCTGTTCAAGCATGATGTATGGAAATCACACGGCAAGATGCGTTGCTTGCGTTCCAAGATTATTAGTTGAGTTCGCAATGCGTGAAAGAAGAATACAAATTATATGATCAATAACTCAAAGTCTATCTTTCGAATTGACTGGCTAAGCCTTTAACTCTTTTACAAAACTTGATTTACAAACTTAGTCAGGGCAAGCTTTAGATCAAAGTATCCAAAAACTGTGTAACATGGAGAACAAGAACTAGGAAAGAGATAGGTGGCTAAGACCAGCACTCCATTCAGATATTATTCTCATTTTCTCGAACCTATTAGTCAAACCTCTAGTCGTTACTCGAATGAGTCGAATACGAATTCGAGAATGCGTATCGAATACTTTCGACTGACGCAGGCCCCTCGAGAGACACTAGACCCGAACCCGTTTGCAACGGTGGGTTTGCAAGGTTGTTCAAGTCGAAAGGTTCTTGCGAGGGGATACACCAGATCAGCTCATTCTCGACCAGGAGCCAGCTAGGGATCTGGCTACCGCTGAGGAATATGAAAATAGGTAGTTGATATTCTTCAaacccccttattattatcGACCCTTTTCAAGTTGTAGCTGGCAGTGAAAGCATCAACTGACTTACGCTGTTGTGAGTGATGGAGAATGCAAAACATCTGAGCTCACCAATCGGCGAATACGGGTTCT
Coding sequences within it:
- a CDS encoding dihydrolipoyl dehydrogenase, with protein sequence MLSSRLISRAVARPAFQKSTLPSVVASSSLSRFSRGYASSAEEKDLVVIGGGVAGYVAAIKAGQEGMKVTCIEKRGSLGGTCLNVGCIPSKSLLNNSHLYHQILHDTKARGIEVGEVKLNLANFMKAKETSVSGLTKGIEYLFKKNGVEYIKGAGSFVNEHEIKVDLNEGGETSVRGKNILIATGSEATPFPGLEIDEKRVITSTGAIALEQVPETMTVIGGGIIGLEMASVWSRLGSKVTIVEFLGQIGGPGMDTEIAKNTQKILKKQGLEFKLNTKVVSGDKSGDKVKLEVDSAKGGKPESIESDVVLVAIGRRPYTGGLGLENIGLEADDRGRVIIDSEYRTKIPHIRCVGDVTFGPMLAHKAEEEAVAVVEYIKKGYGHVNYGAIPSVMYTHPEVAWVGQSEQDLKNQNIPYRVGTFPFVANSRAKTNQDTEGMVKMLADPETDRILGVHIIGPNAGEMIAEGTLALEYGASSEDIARTCHAHPTLAEAFKEAAMATHAKAIHF
- a CDS encoding dihydrolipoyl dehydrogenase; protein product: MKVTCIEKRGSLGGTCLNVGCIPSKSLLNNSHLYHQILHDTKARGIEVGEVKLNLANFMKAKETSVSGLTKGIEYLFKKNGVEYIKGAGSFVNEHEIKVDLNEGGETSVRGKNILIATGSEATPFPGLEIDEKRVITSTGAIALEQVPETMTVIGGGIIGLEMASVWSRLGSKVTIVEFLGQIGGPGMDTEIAKNTQKILKKQGLEFKLNTKVVSGDKSGDKVKLEVDSAKGGKPESIESDVVLVAIGRRPYTGGLGLENIGLEADDRGRVIIDSEYRTKIPHIRCVGDVTFGPMLAHKAEEEAVAVVEYIKKGYGHVNYGAIPSVMYTHPEVAWVGQSEQDLKNQNIPYRVGTFPFVANSRAKTNQDTEGMVKMLADPETDRILGVHIIGPNAGEMIAEGTLALEYGASSEDIARTCHAHPTLAEAFKEAAMATHAKAIHF